AATAGTCGAATCACTACTACGTAAACTAAATAACCTACTGTTGAAATCAATAAAATGATAATGCCCTTTTTAAAATTTCCCGCTTGCTCTGCATTCTTTTCTTCTTCACTTTGAAGCGATGTTAAAATAACACCGATAATAATACAAACGAGCGCCAAAACGCCAAGGACGACTGATATTGTCGTGGACCACTCATGAAATATGATGACTCCGAATAAAGTCGTCGCAACTAATTGAAGTCCTGTTGAAATGGGCATCGTTCTCGAAACGCCCATTAAATCAATACTTTTTAATTGATTCGCCTGACCAAGCGCCCAAAATAAACCTGACACAATTCCAACCCCAATAACAGTAGGAGTTAATACTGGCTTCATAAAAATATAAACAACAATCGAAAAAATAAGTGCACCAAACGTTGTACCGAGCGTTTGACTATACGGTCCTCCGCCTAGTTTTACGTTAAACAGCACAATACTTCCCCAAAATATAGCCGGTAAAATCGCTAAAATTATGTCCATCGCTCATTACCTTTCTTTATTAAATGTTATAAGTTATCACTCTGAATCATTAGAGTGAGCTTTTATTTTTTCTCTTTCTCGTTCACAAACTTTGTCTGCACTAGAATTAGAAACATTCTTTTCTCTCTCCACTTTCTTTATCTTTACGTGATCTAAATGATCTTCCAAAGTAAGTGTAACTTTATCATTCGGCGGATTATGTGCACCTTGGAACGTAAGAAATTGTAACGTAATTTCAAATCTAGGAACGAACTCACCGTTCTTGCCGAGACGCTTTATATTTACAACTGAAGTACATTCATATTGATCTTCTGTTACTTGTCTAATAACTGAATAGTACCTATTCGATAATGCACTCTCTAAAAGCTGTTCCCTCGATTCTTTCGCGAAAGAATCACTTGGAGAAGAGAAAAAGACCGAACCTAGCATAATAATAACTACACATATTTTTTTCATAGTACCCTCCTTGTTCTATACGTTAGTGTTCGCAAAACTGCCATAAAAAAACGACTTCCCCCATATAGGAAAGTCGTTTTAATGAATCCAATATTAACCACCGCTCACCGGTGGGATTAGTGCAACAACATCACCAGATTGGACCCTGTCATCTTCATTTGCATATTCTTCATTAATCGCAACCATAATTGGTGCTGCCACTGGTACATTATATTCTTTAGCAACAACATCTTTTAACTCTGCAACCGTAATATTTTCTTTCTCTATTTGTAACTCACTTGTTCCAGCTTCCTCTTGCAAGTGTGCAAATAACAATACTCGAATCATACTTATAGCTCCTTCCCAGGCTCTCCCGCCGGATATGGCGTTTTTTCTAGTTGATCACCAATCCAAGAGTCTCCATCTTCCCAAAACTCCTTTTTCCAAATCGGAACAATTTGTTTTATGCGTTCCATAATATATTCATTCGCTTCATAAGCCGCTTTACGGTGCGGCGTTGAAACAGCAACCACAACCGCAATATCAGAAATTTGTAGTGTACCAATGCGATGTGTAATCGCAACGTATGTGCCTGGCCACTTCTCTTTCACTTCTGAACCAATTTTCTCTAGCATCTTTTCTGCCATCGTTTTGTAAGCGGCGTATTCTAAGTATAATGTACGACGCCCTTTCGTAAACTCTCTAACCGTTCCAATAAATGTTGTAACAGCACCGCATTCACGGCGAATAACATTCTTCGCTACCTCTTCAATTGAGATTTCTGTATCAACTACTTCATAATACGTATTTGTCATTTCGTACTCCTTACCGTTTGTACAAACCAATCTATATACAACTCTTCTTCTGTTATATGAAATACTTTATATTCTTCTCGTAAGTTTGCCGGGACATCATGCCACGCAATAACCGCTACTATATTTTCTACTTTATGTAAAAGTTCCACGTCTTCCAGAGAACGAAGTAACACTACTTTCGGATAGCTCTCTTTTTTATAGCCCTCTATTAAAATTGTATCCACTTCAAAAAACTCATATAAGCGAATAATTTCTTGCAAGGACCATTCCTCTCTTAATGACGAAAGGGCAAGTAATCCAGCGCCTTCTACACTACTGACAACAGCACCAGCCTTTCGATGCCTTTCACTATCTTTTTGTGCTACTTCTGGAAAACCTCCGTGCCCGTGATGTTTAATGGTAGCAACTTTCATTTTCTGCTCAGCTAACGTATGCACGATTTTCTCCACAAGTGTTGTTTTTCCGCTATTTTGATATCCTACTATTTGTAAGATTGAAGGGGCTTTGCCCATGGCCAATCACATCCCTCGGCGTGCTCTAGCAATAATACAGATACTTTCATCCCTGCCTCAAATCCTCTCGTTCCTCCAGGCAGCACAATAAAGGCATTCGCATCAGCAAGTGAAGATACCGCACTCGATTTATCTAAACCGACCGGCATCGCTTGTAATGCTCCGTCCATAATTTTCACCTTCGCTCTTACAAAACGAGTAAACGGATTTGGCTTTGGAAAGTCTTTTTGTAAAATAGCATCTGCTCTATATACGTGAGGCTCCTTTGCATACAAATATGTTTTTATAATCGGATGCACAAATAGCTCAAATCCTACGTAACAAGCTGACGGATTCCCCGATAAACCGAAAAGTAACTTTCCGTCAACTTCAGCTACTGTCGTTACACTTCCTGGTCTCATCGCTATTTTATTAAAGAGTACATTCGCTTGTAATCTTTCATAAATAGCCGGCAAGTAGTCATAATCCCCTACCGACACACCGCCTGTCGTAATTAAAATATCAACCTCATTTATCGCTGATTGAACAGCTGCAAAGCATGCATCTAACTCATCGGCAAGTTGGCCATAATAACGAACTTTCCCTCCGGCTTTCATAATTTGAGCGGCAATCATATATGAGTTACTATTTCTAATTTTCCCCGGCTGTAACGACTCATGTACTTCTAACAGTTCACTTCCTGTCGTCACAATACCAACAACAGGCTGCTTTACAACCTTCACAGTACTATATCCAAACGTCGCTAATAAAGCTGCAACACCTGGATTAATTGCAACACCTTTCTGAACGAGAACTTGATTTTGCTTTATATCTTCTCCTTTAAATGACACATTGTCACCACTATGAAAAGGACGCTTTAACTTCATATATGTTTTTCCGTTCTTCTCAAAACCTTCCGTCAACTCTAACATTACGACTGCATTACAATCATCTGGAATAGCTGCTCCTGTCATAATACGAACCGCCTGAAAAGATCCTACTTCTCCTGTAAAAACAGATCCTGCTCCGATTTCTCCTATTACTTCAAACTCAATCGCATTCTCTTGATTTGCTTCTTTCGTATCTTCTGCTCGAATTGCGAAACCATCGTAAGGAGAACGATCGAAATGAGGAACGTCATGATCAGAGATAACATCCTCCCCAAGAATTCTCCCGTAACTTTCCGTAATAGAAACCTCTTCTACTTCACCATTTTTTGCATATTCTATTACGCTCTCTACTGCCTCAGCAACTTGAATCGGAATTCGTTTTTCTACCATCGTTTCTCACCCCATATTTGCATTTTTTTTTATCTCGATTAAACTTTATATATTAAATAGAAGTTACTTCAAGGAGGAATTCCATGTCTTCATTCACACACTTTAATGACCAAGGACGCGCGAAGATGGTTGATATAAGCGACAAAAAAGCAACCGTTCGAACAGCAATTGCGTGCTCTAGCATTGTCGTTACAAAAGAAATTTACGATAAAATCTCTCACAATGAAATCGGGAAAGGTGACGTACTAGCAGTTGCACAAATCGCAGGTATTATGGCTGCGAAACGCACTTCTGATATTATCCCAATGTGCCATCCTTTATTATTAAAAGGTGTTGACGTTTCTTTCGATTGGAAACAATCCGGTGAACAATATCGATTACTTATTGAAGTAAAAGTTAAAACAGAAGGTAGCACCGGTGTTGAAATGGAAGCTTTAACAGCTGCTTCCGCTACCGCTCTTACCGTGTACGATATGTGTAAAGCTGTTGATAAAGGTATGATTATTGGCGAAACATACTTACTTGAAAAAACAGGTGGAAAAAGTGGAGATTATACGCGAAAAGCTTAATCTTCTCTCTGTTGAACCTAAAGGGCTTCTTTAGGTTCAACCTATATATCTTGCATATAAACGTCTTGCTACATTAATATCATTCGTCCCATGAATAAACGCCCTGCCATCTGTAAATAAAACAAAACGAAATTCCTCTACTGGAAAGGATAATAAATACGGAGTAGCTTTTACATCCACACTTCTTTGTAAGCGCTTTTTAATTTCCTCTAAATGAAATTCATTCCGCATACCTGGCCGGATTTGCACTGTATTTCGGCCACATAATACTTCTGTTTTCGTTTGTGCCTCAAATGTTAAACTCGGATATGTACGTAATCTTCCGCAAGATAAACACGTTTCTTTTTTCTGCCTATTCACTTTAAATGCCATCTGTTGATTATTCCAAAGGTCAAATGATAACATCGTTTCGCGAAGTGCCCCATAGTCTTCTACTAATATTTTCAGCGCTTCTGTTATTTGATGCGCCACAACTAATTGTACTGCCGGCTGTATAATACCAGCTGTATCACATGTTGCCCCGCTCGCCGGATGTTCCATTAAACAGCGGAAACATGGTGTTTTTCCTGGTAAAATTGTATACGTTACTCCGTAGCTTCCAACGCAACCACCATATATCCACGGAATATTATACTTTTGCGAAATATCATTAATAAGAAGACGCGTTTCAAAATTATCTGTTGCATCTAATATTAAATCTACATCCTTCACTAGCTCTTCCATTTCTTGCACTGTTACATCAGTCACAACCGGATTTATTTCCACCTCAGAATTAATTGCTTTTAAATGCTCTGCCGCTGCTACCGCCTTCGGTTTATACTGCTTTGCGTCTTCTTCTGTATATAGCTGTTGCCTTTGTAAATTGCTCCATTCTACATAATCACGATCCGCAATTGTTATTTTTCCAACACCTGCTCTAACAATCGCTTCTGCATTTGCCGCACCAAGAGCACCAGCACCAATAATAAGTACATGCTTCTCTCTAATTTTTCTCTGCCCTTCTTCTCCAACACCAGCAAATAATATTTGCCTTGAATATCGCTCCTGCATACGATAGCCCCCTTTCTTATCCTCCTATATAAGACATTTCAATTTTCGGACGATTTTTTGCACTTTCTTCTGTCCGTTCATCCGAATACCTATCTTTTCTATTCATCCATGCATCTTGTATAACACGTAATAACTCATCATCCGAAA
This Bacillus paramycoides DNA region includes the following protein-coding sequences:
- the moaC gene encoding cyclic pyranopterin monophosphate synthase MoaC, whose translation is MSSFTHFNDQGRAKMVDISDKKATVRTAIACSSIVVTKEIYDKISHNEIGKGDVLAVAQIAGIMAAKRTSDIIPMCHPLLLKGVDVSFDWKQSGEQYRLLIEVKVKTEGSTGVEMEALTAASATALTVYDMCKAVDKGMIIGETYLLEKTGGKSGDYTRKA
- a CDS encoding molybdopterin-synthase adenylyltransferase MoeB, coding for MQERYSRQILFAGVGEEGQRKIREKHVLIIGAGALGAANAEAIVRAGVGKITIADRDYVEWSNLQRQQLYTEEDAKQYKPKAVAAAEHLKAINSEVEINPVVTDVTVQEMEELVKDVDLILDATDNFETRLLINDISQKYNIPWIYGGCVGSYGVTYTILPGKTPCFRCLMEHPASGATCDTAGIIQPAVQLVVAHQITEALKILVEDYGALRETMLSFDLWNNQQMAFKVNRQKKETCLSCGRLRTYPSLTFEAQTKTEVLCGRNTVQIRPGMRNEFHLEEIKKRLQRSVDVKATPYLLSFPVEEFRFVLFTDGRAFIHGTNDINVARRLYARYIG
- the moaD gene encoding molybdopterin converting factor subunit 1; translated protein: MIRVLLFAHLQEEAGTSELQIEKENITVAELKDVVAKEYNVPVAAPIMVAINEEYANEDDRVQSGDVVALIPPVSGG
- the mobB gene encoding molybdopterin-guanine dinucleotide biosynthesis protein B, which encodes MGKAPSILQIVGYQNSGKTTLVEKIVHTLAEQKMKVATIKHHGHGGFPEVAQKDSERHRKAGAVVSSVEGAGLLALSSLREEWSLQEIIRLYEFFEVDTILIEGYKKESYPKVVLLRSLEDVELLHKVENIVAVIAWHDVPANLREEYKVFHITEEELYIDWFVQTVRSTK
- the moeA gene encoding molybdopterin molybdotransferase MoeA, encoding MVEKRIPIQVAEAVESVIEYAKNGEVEEVSITESYGRILGEDVISDHDVPHFDRSPYDGFAIRAEDTKEANQENAIEFEVIGEIGAGSVFTGEVGSFQAVRIMTGAAIPDDCNAVVMLELTEGFEKNGKTYMKLKRPFHSGDNVSFKGEDIKQNQVLVQKGVAINPGVAALLATFGYSTVKVVKQPVVGIVTTGSELLEVHESLQPGKIRNSNSYMIAAQIMKAGGKVRYYGQLADELDACFAAVQSAINEVDILITTGGVSVGDYDYLPAIYERLQANVLFNKIAMRPGSVTTVAEVDGKLLFGLSGNPSACYVGFELFVHPIIKTYLYAKEPHVYRADAILQKDFPKPNPFTRFVRAKVKIMDGALQAMPVGLDKSSAVSSLADANAFIVLPGGTRGFEAGMKVSVLLLEHAEGCDWPWAKPLQSYK
- the glcU gene encoding glucose uptake protein GlcU, producing the protein MDIILAILPAIFWGSIVLFNVKLGGGPYSQTLGTTFGALIFSIVVYIFMKPVLTPTVIGVGIVSGLFWALGQANQLKSIDLMGVSRTMPISTGLQLVATTLFGVIIFHEWSTTISVVLGVLALVCIIIGVILTSLQSEEEKNAEQAGNFKKGIIILLISTVGYLVYVVVIRLFNVDGWSALLPQAVGMVLGGILLTFKHHPFNKYAIRNIIPGLIWAAGNMFLFISQPRVGVATSFSLSQMGIIISTLGGILILGERKTKRQLTGIVIGIVFIIAAGIMLGIAKS
- a CDS encoding DUF3888 domain-containing protein, producing MKKICVVIIMLGSVFFSSPSDSFAKESREQLLESALSNRYYSVIRQVTEDQYECTSVVNIKRLGKNGEFVPRFEITLQFLTFQGAHNPPNDKVTLTLEDHLDHVKIKKVEREKNVSNSSADKVCEREREKIKAHSNDSE
- the moaE gene encoding molybdopterin synthase catalytic subunit MoaE; protein product: MTNTYYEVVDTEISIEEVAKNVIRRECGAVTTFIGTVREFTKGRRTLYLEYAAYKTMAEKMLEKIGSEVKEKWPGTYVAITHRIGTLQISDIAVVVAVSTPHRKAAYEANEYIMERIKQIVPIWKKEFWEDGDSWIGDQLEKTPYPAGEPGKEL